cactaaacttttaggttctcatgttttcatcaaacaactttcatacAGTTACgggtttacttttaaacatttggtctttgattattttcatttaattacTTTATGTCTGGAATGTACAAGCTTTAACGTTATGCGTAGAATATACAAGTTCTTAtaacacataataatttttaccatttttcattttaacctcctaaactttctatcttttaacttttttcccaaattaaagttttcgtttttattttcttgactctaaatttttgggttctcatgtttttatcaaCTAACTTTCACTatttggttttgactatttttattcgtctttttatatacataacatttttaaatttgccccacatcaaagttttcgtttttattttcttaacacTGATTTTTTGGGCTCtcatatatttatcaaataactttcacatggttacgatttcactttttaaacatttggtttgactattttcatccatttttttatatataacatttttaaatttgtcccacatcaaagttttcatttttattttcttgacactaaatgttaggattctcatttataatatactaaaaagatATATGAATGTACAAGTACGTTATGCGTGGAATGTAtaagttttctatttttttaacttttgtcccacattaaagtttttgattttattttcttcacaataaatttttaggttctcatgttttcatcaaataactttcaccttgttacaattttacttttaaacatttggttttaactatttttattcgtctttttatatacatagtGCTTTTACATTTGCttcacatcaaagttttcgtttttattttcttgccactgaatttttgggttctcatgttttcattaaataactttcacatgattacgattttacttttttcgTGTAGAAAGCGTATCGGTAACGCGCGGATactataactaatatataaactaaGTTTTAATATGTCAATATCTTAGTATAAACTAAGTTATACTAAGTTTTTATCGGTATATTTTTAAACTAAGTTTTAAAGATTTGGATTTGAGATGATATAAAGCTCAATGACTTGACATCATCATCTAAGTATGTGCACTAATTAAGGTTCAATGcacaaataaaaaatgtataaggATCTAGGAATTAACAATTATGAGAAATTGTAACCAGTCAATCACCTAAACATATGCGCCAAACCATGTACCATGACTTGACTATAAAGGTTGTAGAAGATATTCAAAGTTCCTTCTTTCCATAGTTTACAAATTCGTGTAAATAGCTCCATATCAACTAGGATAATTGGAGCTTTAATCCCACTAATTATAGCCAACCACTTGCTAGCTTTTTCAATAAAATAGCACCGTTAGAAACAACTAATTAACAATTAATCCTTAAGCCTAATAAATCATAGTTATCTCAAAATATCATAATAAGATGAGACGCACAACTACATGTTAAGCACTAACACTACTGGGAAAAAGTGAATTTAAGATTGTCCGACACTTATACTTAGGTATGAAACTCTTCACACATCAATATTTTAGTATTtctttgtttaatgaataaatgtttgacccCATAAATTTAAAGTTGTgttacacctaagcttaggtatgaaATACCTTACACAACTACTATatacatattcatcaaatagatGCACAAAATAATAAacgtgattttctcgattttgacacatctatgtgttgttaaacacctAAATaataagtttaggtgtggaacactcacatatttattttttattcataaaattTATGAGGgggcaaacatttatttattaaacaaaaatatcaaaaaattagtatgtaaggGGTTCCACATCTAAACTTAGGTGTCGAACAACCTTAAattcactttttcatatatctaccaataaactaaaacaggattgtagcTTTCTTTGATAAACACGTGGTGTCATATTAAATCGACAAGTGTccatttaatcaattttttaaaaaaatctacgTATTAAATTCCTTATGTTAAACACTTCTAACCGTATTCAAACAAGgatatttacaaattaataaatttattgttaCTTGATATTTGTATTCGTATTAGGATAACAAAATCTGTATGATTTATCAAGAggatatatttattagtttccTAATATTTTTTGAAGCTTTCACAAATTCATTGCCTACGTATGTAATATTTCGAATCATTCGacctttgtttttttcttctttacatCTATTACAAATCATACGACTGGTGAGCttctaatctttttttttattattattcttttggaTTATTATTAATTAGCATATTtgcttattataaatatatttatattaagttaATTGATCTATGTGCTTAAAAATTACTCTTTTGCAACAAGCATGTTGCTTTACATATTCTAAATGTTTTTTCcccttatattttttattttctatttttttttgtcattgtcattaatatatttattattatttattattattattattattattattattattattattattattattattattatattattatattgttataGTCCTTTTAAGTTATCTGATTTGGGGCCTTAAAAAATCACTCTTTCTCAACAAACATGATATTTTTTGTATTGTGGATGATCATTTAACTTATGAAAAtttatgttatatgtttttttaagcatATGAAACTTCTATTTGTTTGCGCGTAATTTAGATGTGGGAAACATCTTctatttttaattcattttcGCCCTAAATATTTGTGATTATCTTTTAGGTTTATGCTACATACTTTTATAATATACATGCATCAAATAAGTATATAAACCTTATTACAGATAAAatgaattataaatataaatattattgtcAATCCGTGCATCACGCATGGGTattagtactatatatatatatatatatatatatatatatatatatatatatatatgggaaaagggaatgtgtGGTTGTTGGGTAGGCAAGCTAGGTATAAAACCTAATCAAAACTACAtcgttttgttaaaaaaaaaaagaaaacttaggCTTTTGTTTTAACACAATCCCCAAAATTGATATGAAGATCTTGATTAACAATTACCCCTTACTTAATTCTCTCTCACACTAAAATCTCCTCACATATTGTAAGATCAAAGTCTGGAATTTTTACACTTTCAAATTGGTAAAGCCGATACATCAAAAATAGGTAAACCTATCTTCAAGTTTTGAgatcttttttaataaatttaatttctagTTTATGTTAACATACTGTGTTGTTTAAACCAGTCTACTGCTGCTTCGAAAGGCAGTAATTATTAAACTTGATTGCAaaatttttgtttatacatGCTATTAtgaatttttgtaatttttgttttatctagcatcttaatttttgtaattattaaaCCTTCAATCTACTAATGCATTCAACGAGCTGAATTCTTAGCAACAAATGGAGTTTTATGTCAGACCAAACTTGGCGTTGTATGTCGAAGTGTCAAACCAACGAGCTAAAAACACAAGATGACATATTTGCAGCAACACTATTTTCACCCAAATTTGGTACATAACAGCCCATGCTCACTTTtctactgtatatatatatatatatatatatatggggacaatcaaataagaacagttttaaaataagaaaggtgagaacaccttaaaaacatcattttgatacattaaaagtctataaaactgacatagtgcataactaattatcattatttaagtgtttaacaaatTGATTCATCGAAAtcgaaaaaataatattttttgttggatgcatcattttaatgattatgcatccaagatggatgcacaaaacaaaaaacatgattattttgattttgacggatgaatgtgttgttaaacacttaaataaagataattagttctgcactatgttagttttatggacttttaatgcatcaaaatgatgtttttaaggtgttctcaccgttcttatgctatatatatatagggggacaatcaaataagaacacggtgataacacttaaaaactacattttgatgcattaaaagaccgtaaaattaacatagtatataactaattatctttatttaagtgtttaacaatacattagcctgtcaaaattaagaaaatcatgttttttgttttgtgcatccatcttagatgcatatttttcaaaatgatgtatctaacaaaaaacgtgattttttcgattttgacggatcaatgtattgttaaacacttaaataatgataattagttatgcactatgttagttttatggactttcaatgcatcaaaatgatgattttaagtgttctcaccgttcttattttaaaagtgttctcatcggatatatatatatatatatatatatatatatatatatatatatatatatatatatatatagggtaacacttcggtgagaacactcttaaaataagaatggtgagaacaccttaaaaacatcattttgatgcattaaaagttcataaaactaacatagtgcataactaattatcattatttaagtgtttaacaacccattcatccgtcaaaatcgaaataatcatgttttttgttttgtgcatctatcttagatgcatattcatcaaaataatgcatccaacaaaaaacgtgatttttttgattttgatgaagcaatgtgttgttaaacacttaaataatgataattagttatgcactatgtcagttttatggacttttaatgcatcaaaatgatgattttaaggtgttctcaccattcttttttttaaatctattcttatttgattgtctatatatatatatatatatatatatatatatatatatatatatatatatatattattagtgtTAAGTGCTTTAAAAGTGTTAAGTGCTTTTGAGAAAAATGTTTATTGAGTGCCGGCTCCGATTCCGAGTTCCAATTCTAGGCCgagttttaaaaataagttcGTTTTATGTCGACATTAATTAACAAGATCGAAGAAACAGATAATGAAGATGACAAAATATATGAGAATATGATAACGACACTGTAAGCATAGATACATGATGTATGCATGCACACACTTATCTTGATACTTGAATCAATGGACCCATTTAAGTCACTATACATAAAGTTAGATTGATGCAAGTGACAGATATTATATATGTCTCGTTGTGAAAAAAATTTAGGAATGTATATCTTTGACTGATTCTCGCGTATTTACGTTATTGGATCTACTGGTCCATGAGTTGACATGTTATATTGGTGGGACGCATGTACTACGATTTGTTTCATGTCAAAAATTTAGGTGATGCACATATCCTAGCTTGGTGTAATGATGACTACATTTTCACAAGGTAAATCATTATTGTGTAGCCATCCATGTGGACCATGTAGCTGATCGACCGAGTTCCTTGTAGGAGAGGTGAAAACTGCTGCGTAAATTAATGTCGGACGTACATTTGGGTATTTAAGAACGCCGAATACCGAAGGTAATAGTAGTTTGAGTTACGAATCCCTCAACCTCATGTGGagcaaaaaaattttaaaatattattttatttattggtgATACTGATGTAAAAAATATGGAATATTATTCAATGATCGATGTTGAACCCTAAAAAGGTTTTTCTAGGAATGAAAATTGTAAAGTTGTATTTTTGTGACCGAGTGGGAAATGAAAACCGTTTAAAGTGCCAACATTTTTAAAGACCGTTGATAATAGCAATTAAGAACAATTAATCCTTAAAAAGGTTAAATAATGTCATAACAATGGTTAATTACGCGAGTACAAATTTAATTAGTGTTAAAAAGTTTTTCATACAAGACATCTTCAATCTTGATGTCGCCATTAGGTGCGTCCAAGGGCGGATCTCTTTTGGGGCCCCGGGTTCCTCCGTTTTCCGATCATTAGTAAAGTTTTATCCGTAATTTGTtcgaaaaattattttttttagtgttatttttgtgttttgtggTTTTCAGTCTCCTCTTATTAGTTTTCTTAGTGTTATATTTTGATCATATGACTTTCGGCCCCTTCTATTTAATGGGACAAGATCCGCCACTGGCGTGCGTCTTTGTAGATATGTCAATATCGAGTACATGAATGATATCACAATGTGAGTGATCATTCTATGTAAAACAATATGTATGTCTAATCTTCGCGCATAGCTTTACAAAACatgtgtatatctatatatattagcttTTTTCAAAATCACTTAATTTGATCAGCTTTGTTCCTCACTACGTAATCAGCAACAATTGATTTATACGTACATCGTACTCAATACATTAATCATTAACTAACACATTGAGTTTAACAATGTCAACTTCAAATGTGAATATACTAGCTCCACCATACTCAAAGATAATCATCTACAGAAATGTTCAACTCCTCATTATTTGGTGCACTATCGGTTTGAGTAATAAACCGTGCATCCATGGCCATGCCAGCATCGGATGCAACCTTTTGGACCGATCTAGGAGACAGATCGGTCCGTGCTGTAGGAGGTAACATAGACGGAAAATTAAGTTTATGCAAAGATGTGCCACCTTTTAAGCAATAAGAGGCCACATCATGAGCCACGGCCGCACCTTCTGGGGTAGAGTACGTCCCTAGCCATAGTCGGTCTTTGCTACCTGGAACTCGAATCTCCGATACCCATTTTCCCCATCGTCGACACCGAATGCCTTTATacattttttcttgatttgtaCCTCGGTTGCTACTACCTTCGTCTGAACTTGTACTCATATTTTTGTTTGATATGTTTGGAAGTTGATAATGCATGTGATTTAAAGTTTACACGGTTTATATAGGTTGAATAGTGGGaaggtcaaaactcaaaagggGTTACCGTTAAAATGTAATGTCAAAATATTCTTGGTCAAAGAattgaataaatatttaaattgaaaaGCCATAAGATATCCTTTCATGCGACGGTgagttgtttttaattaaacgtGTGGTACTATTTGCACCAAATAACTGCAACTTGTTAATTTGTTACGTATCACTATCTtgcctttttaaaattttgcatCATGGGTTGCGTCATGACCTACAAGAACCACGAAAACATGTAGTAAAATGAATGTACGAAGACTTGGTCATCTTTTTGACAAAAGTAATTCAAATCTAAGGTCCAACCatcaacatcaattacttcctcATTTTTAAGTCGAAGTTTTATTCTTAAGGTGTTCATGGTCGATCGGGCCATCATCAAGTTAAATGAAGTAGTTCTTAATTTAGTAATATTAAGGTCAACTCTAATGTCATATACAAAATTCAGTTTACTAAGGGGGGAGGGAGGGAGTGCTCACCCTTCTTCCCTTTACACTAACCAATCAAATTTTGACACCTTACTTTTCCTCATCTTCTCTTAatctccacctcatcatttcttttttatttatttttaatattattttatttgatttttatttatttttaataatatgaaattttaaaaactatataaaataacaacattAAACATTCATACGAAACTTGGATGTCGTCAAAGTTTGCTTCAATGCCGTCTAATATGGataaaaacatacttttatCCATACAAAACTTGTGACAAAAATAAGCTTCGTCATACTTTGGTTCTTCAACAAACCAATCGTTCGTTAGAGTTTGAAGACCAATATCACGACGACGATCTATACTTTGACGGGATCAGAATTCACTAGAGCTTGCGGtatcttgatgatatttatgTGCTCTAAGCAAAAATTGCAAAGAACTACCCGTGGATTCGTCGGAAGAAGTAGGATAATTTAAATCCTCTGACGAAGAAGAATCGGATGAcatgtattttttataaaagggATAGAGTTTtggtatataatttgaaagaaagagGAAAGGAAATGGAGAAAAATGGTGTTTTGTTGTATAAAAATGGTGAAATGGTATTGGTTTTATAGAGTGAaaggttaaataaaaaattttttttttaatttttaacggTCGTGAGACCCGTTGGTGGGGGCCCACATGTTTTGACCAGCCAATCACAACCTCCCTCTCTCTTCCctcctttctctttcttctcttCCCCCTTCGGGTTCTTCCCCCATTTCTTCTTCTCTCTCCTGCGGTGAACCGCCGCCGGCGGCGTGCCAGCGCGGCTCCGCTTCCCCGCGTCCACTCCCTGCCCCCTAATGCCAACATATTGAACTCATTTTGCTTCCATCCTATACATTTAGTTTGCTAATGTCATGTCATCATTTAgttataacaaataattaaatattgtcttctttttcttttatgctttaatgattgaaaaaaaaaaaaaaacagataagAAAGAATTAAGTTTGACCCACATTACCAATACGCTATCAATGTACGTGAAGGAATTTTGATAGAGCATTGATAAGGATTTTGAACCTTCAATGGTAGCATCATGATAATTCATTATGCTAGCTAGGTGGAACATGAACATACTGGCAAATATATTGTAATTGGAAATGGCCTAAAGAGAGATGGGAGGTGCATATCTACAAGATATTAAGTTTAAAATTgaacataaaatttttaatcattaaGTTAGGGTGTCATTTTGATTGACTTaataaaacttattaataaaagagaagTTTTGGTAAaatgtttaactttttataatgattaatatagtattaacttaaatttaaatcaaatcaaataatattaaataattcgATTGTTAAgaattaaactttgatttttatgCGAAGATGTAAAACCTTTATCAATATGGTTTAAGTTTAATTATGAAATCCAATTCTTCAAGTGTGAAACGTTATGCACTATAAACCAAAGAACTTTTTGACGTCGGCTCAACTTATTCAACACTTACATCACATCATAcataaagataaaagaattcAATAATATTAATGAATGGGTACTTGGTTTAATTTCATACTTTAATAATTGAATAGAATGTGAATAGTAACTCATCTGTGTGGAAAGTTACTATTCGTCCATGTTACAACTCGTActattatttggattttgtcaaATTGTATCCGGTTTGGTTTCTAATATGAGTTACTTCCAGGTTTTTTCCATATGATTTTTCTTtcgggttttcaaataattatattgaaatcgtttattcttttttttttttttaacaatattcaTATTTTACCACATTAGATCCCTTTCAGGTTTAAAATTACGGGTTATTTCTTGgtttcatacatttttttttctttttggtttacaTACTTTAATAATTGAATAGCATGTGAATAGTAACTCACTTGCGTGGCAAGTTACTATTCGTCCATGTTACAACTCGCACTATTATTCGGATTTTGCCAAATTGCATCCAGTTTGGGTTTCTAATATGAGTTACTTCCTGGTTTTttccatatgttttttctttcgggttttcaaataattatattgaaatcgtttattctttttttttgtaacaatattCAGATTTTACCACATTAGATCCCTTTCAGGTTTAAaattacgggttacttcttggtttcatacatttttttttctttttggttttcaaataatatatcaaaactacttttttgtaattatattgaaaacgtttattttatttttttgtaacaaaAGGTTTAAaattacgggttacttcttggtttcatacattttttttttctttttgggttttcaaataatatatctaaactacttttttgtaattatattgaAAACATTTATTCTTTTTGGGTTTAAAATTACAGCTTAGTTCTTGATTTcttacatttttttcttttgggtttcaaataaaatatcaaaaccaCTTTTTTTTGCTATTGTCTTTGAataaatatcatttcatatgtCAAATATTTTAACAAAGATATATAGCGTCATATCATAATAACAAAACATAGTCGTTTTAAGGTTTCCAAacaatatattgaaaaatattatttatttttttgtattattgtctttgaataagtatatattttatacgtCAAAGTTTTTAGAAACataaatcatcaataacaaaactaatcaaactaattgGAACAACGCAACACGTAGACGAAAATTATTGTGCTTTTGcctctaaataaatatattaaatatatatttgatatgataaactTTGAAACAAACCTATCTATGACATGATGTTTGTTCATTCAATGCAAGTAATACTAAATAACACAATTGTTTCAAGACGACAATTAATGCCCCACAATGCGGGGCCAGAAATTCCTAGTTAC
The Erigeron canadensis isolate Cc75 chromosome 2, C_canadensis_v1, whole genome shotgun sequence DNA segment above includes these coding regions:
- the LOC122590256 gene encoding ethylene-responsive transcription factor ERF019; amino-acid sequence: MSTSSDEGSSNRGTNQEKMYKGIRCRRWGKWVSEIRVPGSKDRLWLGTYSTPEGAAVAHDVASYCLKGGTSLHKLNFPSMLPPTARTDLSPRSVQKVASDAGMAMDARFITQTDSAPNNEELNISVDDYL